In the genome of Actinomadura graeca, one region contains:
- a CDS encoding M23 family metallopeptidase, producing MTLLTVLLTCVITSASPASAVPEPPRTVSAGTAALKARAPDLDAGDRQVNPNAPDLNMRTADLNKPKPLLSTHTRRPALPVATPSKPVPGLTGRAPDPDSPQPAPDTWRWPLGPPAPKVLRVFSPPPTPWTAGHRGVDLAARPGQIVRAAASGEVSYAGRLAGRGVIAITHGTLRTTYLPVRAGVRVGRQVRIGARIGELEDGPFHCPTACLHWGLLQGRIYLDPLSLVRRHVRLLPFWTPPSPAATPPPVPARQPHPEPRMGLRDATTATGGACVGLALAYGLAFTLRRTRTRSAMRRPHRPPPGVVDLARERRLRRTP from the coding sequence ATGACCCTGCTCACAGTCCTGCTCACCTGCGTGATCACTTCGGCGTCTCCCGCCTCGGCCGTGCCAGAGCCCCCTCGCACCGTCTCTGCCGGGACGGCCGCCTTGAAAGCGCGTGCGCCTGACCTGGACGCGGGAGACCGGCAGGTGAATCCGAACGCGCCGGACCTGAACATGCGAACAGCTGACCTGAACAAGCCGAAGCCGCTGCTGAGCACGCATACCCGGAGACCGGCCCTTCCAGTGGCGACCCCGAGCAAGCCAGTCCCCGGCCTGACGGGGCGGGCGCCCGATCCAGATTCGCCTCAGCCTGCGCCGGACACATGGCGCTGGCCCTTAGGACCACCCGCTCCCAAGGTCCTGCGCGTGTTCTCGCCGCCGCCCACTCCGTGGACGGCCGGCCACCGCGGAGTGGACCTCGCCGCCCGCCCAGGGCAGATCGTCCGGGCAGCGGCCTCGGGCGAGGTCTCCTACGCCGGACGCCTGGCGGGCCGGGGCGTCATCGCGATCACGCACGGCACCCTGCGCACGACATACCTGCCCGTACGGGCGGGCGTCCGCGTCGGACGCCAGGTCAGGATCGGCGCCCGAATCGGCGAGTTGGAGGACGGTCCCTTCCACTGCCCCACGGCCTGTCTACATTGGGGCCTCCTTCAGGGGCGCATCTACCTGGATCCGCTCAGTCTGGTGAGACGCCATGTCCGCCTGCTTCCCTTCTGGACACCACCATCACCGGCGGCGACTCCGCCCCCGGTCCCCGCCCGGCAACCCCACCCGGAACCGCGTATGGGCCTCCGAGACGCCACGACCGCGACGGGCGGCGCCTGTGTGGGCCTCGCCCTCGCCTACGGCCTCGCGTTCACCTTGCGCCGCACTCGAACCCGCTCCGCTATGCGGCGTCCGCACCGTCCGCCACCGGGCGTCGTGGACCTGGCCAGAGAGCGCCGCCTGCGACGCACCCCCTAG
- a CDS encoding suppressor of fused domain protein, translating into MSVLRRGAASPRSPAATVVHAEASPYGSRRLVIETDGDVTAAYLKDARDSVVGAVWVANHREAPSELDRPRLDSGNAPLLPESHVRHPEGRGTLDTADLEAVWFEEGDGVAVLEAGDPLFVIPGWSDMGRGIPGYCRDAAEQSPFAFPLEEEIEDFGPRIDRAREHWKTCRADGSWAEFQQAILGHLLQRLGPGGHYWHDVGRQLAGGRPSVAPTVGVSERPLRGDRDFTVLSTVGMSRQRMPTVELYEDDVSPYGRIELAVASTLPSQRAGSIFPWLAQYPWRSVTWFAPGDVVKWYHEARTFPLGTGEAAWEGVLLLEDPGRLAGPPAPALTGLSIQGDPVRWLWLVPITGEEHRLAKSEGSDALVRRLAQQGRSWVVS; encoded by the coding sequence ATGTCGGTATTGCGCAGGGGCGCCGCATCCCCCCGGAGCCCCGCCGCCACGGTCGTCCACGCCGAGGCCAGCCCGTACGGCAGCCGCAGGCTCGTCATCGAGACCGATGGGGACGTCACCGCGGCCTACCTCAAGGACGCCCGCGACTCGGTGGTCGGGGCGGTCTGGGTCGCCAACCACCGCGAGGCCCCGTCCGAGCTGGACCGGCCGCGGCTGGACTCCGGCAACGCGCCGCTGCTGCCGGAGTCCCACGTCAGGCACCCGGAGGGGCGCGGGACGCTCGACACCGCCGACCTTGAGGCCGTGTGGTTCGAAGAAGGCGACGGGGTGGCCGTCCTTGAGGCGGGGGACCCCCTGTTCGTCATCCCCGGCTGGTCGGACATGGGCCGTGGGATCCCCGGCTACTGCCGGGACGCGGCGGAGCAGAGCCCTTTCGCCTTCCCTCTGGAAGAAGAGATCGAGGACTTCGGGCCCAGGATCGACCGCGCACGCGAGCACTGGAAGACCTGCCGTGCAGACGGATCCTGGGCGGAGTTCCAGCAAGCCATCCTCGGTCACCTGCTGCAAAGGCTCGGGCCAGGTGGCCACTACTGGCACGATGTCGGACGCCAACTGGCCGGCGGACGGCCGAGCGTGGCGCCGACCGTGGGCGTATCGGAACGCCCCCTACGCGGCGACCGTGATTTCACCGTTCTCAGTACGGTCGGCATGAGCCGCCAGAGGATGCCCACGGTGGAGCTGTACGAGGACGACGTCTCCCCCTACGGCAGGATCGAGCTGGCCGTGGCGAGCACCCTGCCCAGCCAGCGAGCGGGCAGTATCTTCCCCTGGCTCGCGCAGTACCCGTGGCGGTCCGTGACGTGGTTCGCGCCCGGGGACGTGGTCAAGTGGTACCACGAGGCCCGCACGTTCCCTCTCGGCACTGGTGAGGCCGCCTGGGAGGGGGTCTTGCTTCTGGAGGACCCGGGAAGACTCGCCGGGCCGCCTGCCCCGGCTCTGACCGGGCTGTCGATCCAGGGCGACCCTGTGCGGTGGCTGTGGCTCGTCCCCATCACCGGCGAGGAGCACCGCCTCGCCAAGAGCGAGGGTTCGGACGCCCTGGTGCGCCGCCTCGCGCAGCAAGGCCGCTCCTGGGTCGTCTCCTGA
- the rlmN gene encoding 23S rRNA (adenine(2503)-C(2))-methyltransferase RlmN: MSATTGSASTGSATTGPTKTPAKLVFAAPRRGKPPRHLADLTTAERREAVAALGEKPFRADQLSRHYFVRLTDDPAKMTDLPAAVRDRLVTELLPSLLTPVREMDCDGGTTLKTVWKAFDGVLFESVLMRYPDRATMCVSSQAGCGMNCPFCATGQAGLTRNLSTAEIVEQVAAGARALARGRIPGGPGRVSNIVFMGMGEPLANYKAVIGAVRRITDPAPAGLGISQRSVTVSTVGLVPAMEKLAAEDMSVRLALSLHAPDDELRDELVPVNNRWKVAEVLDAAWAYADRSGRRVSIEYALIKDVNDQAWRADLLGRLLRGHLVHVNLIPLNPTPGSRWTASRPEDEREFVRRLEAHGVPVTVRDTRGREIDGACGQLAAATRD; the protein is encoded by the coding sequence ATGTCTGCCACCACCGGGTCTGCCTCCACCGGCTCCGCCACCACCGGCCCCACGAAGACCCCCGCGAAGCTCGTCTTCGCCGCCCCGCGCCGCGGCAAGCCGCCGCGGCATCTCGCCGACCTCACCACCGCCGAGCGGCGCGAGGCGGTGGCGGCGCTCGGGGAGAAGCCGTTCCGGGCCGACCAGCTGTCACGGCACTACTTCGTGCGGCTGACCGACGATCCGGCGAAGATGACCGACCTTCCCGCCGCCGTCCGCGACCGTCTCGTCACGGAACTGCTGCCCTCGCTCCTGACCCCGGTGCGGGAGATGGACTGCGACGGCGGCACGACGTTGAAGACCGTGTGGAAGGCGTTCGACGGCGTGCTGTTCGAGTCGGTGCTGATGCGCTACCCGGACCGCGCGACGATGTGCGTCTCGTCCCAGGCGGGGTGCGGCATGAACTGCCCCTTCTGTGCGACCGGTCAGGCCGGGCTCACCCGCAACCTCTCGACGGCCGAGATCGTCGAACAGGTCGCTGCGGGCGCGCGCGCACTCGCCCGGGGGCGGATCCCAGGCGGCCCGGGGCGCGTCTCCAACATCGTCTTCATGGGCATGGGCGAGCCGCTGGCCAACTACAAGGCCGTGATCGGCGCGGTACGGCGCATCACGGATCCCGCACCGGCCGGGCTGGGGATCTCCCAGAGGTCCGTCACGGTCTCGACGGTCGGGCTCGTCCCGGCGATGGAGAAGCTCGCCGCCGAGGACATGTCCGTGCGGCTCGCGCTCTCCTTGCACGCGCCCGACGACGAACTCCGCGACGAGCTCGTCCCGGTCAACAACCGCTGGAAGGTCGCCGAGGTCCTCGACGCCGCCTGGGCCTACGCGGACCGCAGCGGCCGCCGCGTCTCGATCGAGTACGCCCTCATCAAGGACGTCAACGACCAGGCGTGGCGGGCCGACCTTCTGGGCAGGCTCTTGCGCGGCCATCTCGTACACGTCAATCTGATCCCGTTGAACCCGACGCCGGGATCCAGGTGGACCGCCTCACGGCCCGAGGACGAGCGCGAGTTCGTCCGGCGCCTTGAGGCCCACGGGGTCCCGGTCACGGTGCGCGACACTCGGGGCAGGGAGATCGACGGGGCCTGCGGGCAGCTGGCCGCGGCGACGAGGGACTGA
- a CDS encoding DivIVA domain-containing protein: protein MRTGARLPVALRGYDRRQVDELLRSIARALNGGPPMSADQVRAARFDIVLRGYEQRAVDELVRECIRELQTTGPHSERPGRPRVHPGWLVNWIQNARFSGAGFRSGYDVRDVDAFLDRVVAGLRGSAPPVTARDVRESAFRVVRLGPGYDEQEVDRFLVQLAGALERR, encoded by the coding sequence GTGAGAACGGGTGCACGGCTGCCGGTGGCGTTGCGGGGATATGACCGGCGGCAGGTGGACGAGCTGCTCAGGAGCATCGCGCGGGCGCTGAACGGCGGGCCGCCGATGTCAGCGGATCAGGTTCGCGCCGCACGGTTCGACATCGTCCTGCGGGGCTACGAGCAGCGTGCCGTGGACGAACTGGTGCGCGAATGCATCAGGGAGCTCCAGACCACCGGCCCTCACAGTGAGCGCCCCGGGCGTCCCCGCGTCCATCCCGGCTGGCTGGTGAACTGGATCCAGAACGCACGGTTCTCCGGCGCGGGATTCCGCTCGGGCTACGACGTCCGCGACGTGGACGCCTTCCTGGACCGCGTGGTCGCGGGCCTGCGCGGCTCCGCCCCGCCGGTGACCGCCCGTGACGTGCGCGAAAGCGCGTTCCGGGTGGTCCGGCTCGGACCCGGCTACGACGAGCAGGAGGTCGACCGGTTCCTCGTCCAGCTCGCGGGCGCCCTCGAACGCCGCTGA
- a CDS encoding DUF1963 domain-containing protein, with the protein MDHFDAQRRRLRSLFGLFFAPEVTAALLPLTRPALRLGGEGVVNVHLGGTPLLPEGERWPEWQGRPLDFLGAVDFADLAVLGEIPGLPSTGKAAFYYACEAPRPWGDAADQRDGWRIFTGRLREATAPPGASKYPRCALGAAPFLSLPSPQEPAIRHLEQTFNGCLHVYEQLHAAWSQHAWPDDTPVHQLGGWPALVQRPIGPDCVYASSGRDLDSFRPVELSAADEAAVDEWRLLLQLDSDRRLGWHWGDPGRVYFCARRDEPLERTWLTVQAT; encoded by the coding sequence ATGGATCACTTCGACGCGCAGCGGCGGCGCCTGCGCTCCCTGTTCGGCCTCTTCTTCGCTCCCGAGGTTACCGCCGCGCTGCTCCCCCTCACCCGTCCCGCGCTGCGGCTCGGTGGCGAAGGCGTGGTCAACGTCCACCTCGGCGGCACCCCCCTGCTCCCGGAGGGCGAGCGCTGGCCCGAATGGCAAGGACGCCCCCTCGACTTCCTCGGCGCCGTCGATTTCGCCGACCTCGCCGTCCTCGGCGAGATCCCCGGGCTGCCCTCCACGGGTAAGGCCGCCTTCTACTACGCGTGCGAGGCACCCCGTCCGTGGGGCGACGCCGCGGACCAGCGCGACGGCTGGCGCATCTTCACGGGACGCTTGCGGGAGGCCACCGCGCCACCTGGCGCTTCCAAGTACCCGCGATGCGCGCTGGGGGCTGCTCCCTTCCTGTCACTGCCCTCACCGCAGGAGCCCGCCATCCGCCACCTGGAACAGACCTTCAACGGTTGCCTGCACGTGTACGAGCAGCTCCACGCGGCCTGGTCACAGCACGCCTGGCCCGACGACACCCCCGTCCATCAGCTGGGAGGCTGGCCCGCGCTCGTGCAGCGCCCGATCGGCCCCGACTGCGTGTACGCCTCGTCTGGCCGTGACCTGGACTCCTTCCGGCCCGTCGAGCTCTCGGCCGCGGACGAGGCGGCCGTGGACGAGTGGCGCCTGCTGCTCCAGCTCGACTCCGACCGCCGCCTCGGATGGCACTGGGGCGATCCGGGCCGCGTGTACTTCTGCGCCCGCCGAGACGAACCCTTGGAGCGGACATGGCTGACTGTCCAGGCGACCTGA
- a CDS encoding phosphatidate cytidylyltransferase, with protein sequence MRLDDAGEPAGSPDEPAAGVPGPPTDEVPASLPGDDPGAFPDSAASPAGQPEEDRSGATAPGGPGQGRAGRNLPIAIGVGSALGALVLLSLYTVKEIFLGVMVVFLFLGMRELTEAFKSRGIRVPFIPVATGMVATPVVAYVWGPTAVVAAVSLTVLALLMTRMTEGSDGYVRDVAAGALAVGYLVLMGGIVALLMRPDDGDHRIVIFIATTVASDIGGYFAGSFLGRHKMAPTISPKKTWEGFTGSALTCMLVGGWLVWWLLDDGRVWQGVLVGLAAVVTATVGDLIESMIKRDLGIKDMGTLLPGHGGVMDRLDSLVATAPVVWLLLELFIPS encoded by the coding sequence ATGAGACTCGACGACGCCGGGGAGCCCGCGGGCTCCCCGGACGAGCCGGCGGCAGGTGTTCCCGGCCCGCCGACGGACGAGGTGCCGGCCTCGCTTCCCGGTGACGATCCGGGGGCCTTCCCCGACAGCGCCGCCTCCCCGGCCGGTCAGCCTGAGGAGGACCGGTCCGGCGCGACGGCTCCCGGCGGCCCGGGGCAGGGCAGGGCCGGACGCAACCTTCCGATCGCCATCGGCGTGGGCAGCGCCCTCGGCGCCCTGGTGCTGCTGTCGCTCTACACGGTCAAGGAGATCTTCCTTGGCGTGATGGTGGTCTTCCTGTTCCTCGGGATGCGCGAGCTGACGGAGGCGTTCAAGAGCCGCGGCATCCGGGTGCCCTTCATCCCCGTCGCGACGGGCATGGTCGCCACGCCGGTCGTCGCGTACGTGTGGGGCCCGACGGCCGTGGTCGCGGCGGTCTCGCTCACCGTCCTGGCACTGCTCATGACGCGGATGACCGAGGGCTCCGACGGTTATGTGCGGGACGTCGCCGCAGGCGCGCTCGCAGTGGGCTACCTGGTCCTGATGGGCGGCATCGTCGCGCTGCTCATGCGCCCGGACGACGGCGACCACCGCATCGTCATCTTCATCGCGACGACCGTGGCCAGCGACATCGGAGGCTACTTCGCCGGGTCGTTCCTCGGCAGGCACAAGATGGCCCCGACGATCAGCCCGAAGAAGACCTGGGAGGGCTTCACCGGTTCCGCTCTCACCTGCATGCTCGTCGGCGGCTGGCTCGTGTGGTGGCTGCTGGACGACGGCAGGGTCTGGCAGGGCGTGCTGGTCGGCCTCGCCGCCGTCGTGACCGCGACCGTCGGCGACCTCATCGAATCGATGATCAAAAGGGATCTCGGCATCAAGGACATGGGGACGCTCCTGCCCGGCCACGGCGGGGTGATGGACCGCCTGGACTCGCTGGTGGCCACGGCCCCGGTCGTCTGGCTGCTGCTGGAGCTCTTCATCCCCAGCTGA
- the rpsB gene encoding 30S ribosomal protein S2, with translation MAPVVTMRQLLESGVHFGHQTRRWNPKMKRFILTERNGIYIIDLQQSLSYIDRAFEFVKATVAHGGTILFVGTKKQAQESIAEQATRVGMPYVNQRWLGGMLTNFSTVHKRLTRLKELEEINYDDVAGSGMTKKELLGLRREKDKLERTLGGIRDMAKVPSAIWIVDTKKEHIAVNEAKKLGIPVVAILDTNCDPDEVDYPVPGNDDAIRSVSLLTRVVADSVADGLIARAGASSGGDEKPAEGAASGASEPLAEWERDLLVGKPAEEAAAPAEAPADAPAADAPAAEAPAEAPAEAPAEAPAAESDDAKPAEPVAEVAAEAKAESEQA, from the coding sequence ATGGCACCCGTCGTCACCATGCGGCAGCTCTTGGAGAGCGGCGTCCACTTCGGTCACCAGACCCGCCGGTGGAACCCGAAGATGAAGCGTTTCATCCTCACCGAGCGCAACGGCATCTACATCATCGACCTGCAGCAGTCGCTGTCCTACATCGACCGGGCCTTCGAGTTCGTCAAGGCCACGGTCGCCCACGGGGGCACGATCCTGTTCGTCGGCACCAAGAAGCAGGCTCAGGAGTCCATCGCCGAGCAGGCGACCCGGGTCGGCATGCCCTACGTGAACCAGCGCTGGCTGGGCGGCATGCTCACCAACTTCTCCACCGTCCACAAGCGGCTCACCCGGCTCAAGGAGCTGGAGGAGATCAACTACGACGACGTGGCCGGCTCCGGCATGACCAAGAAGGAACTGCTCGGCCTGCGCCGCGAGAAGGACAAGCTGGAGCGCACCCTCGGCGGTATCCGCGACATGGCGAAGGTCCCGAGCGCCATCTGGATCGTGGACACCAAGAAGGAGCACATCGCGGTCAACGAGGCCAAGAAGCTCGGCATCCCGGTCGTCGCGATCCTGGACACCAACTGCGACCCCGACGAGGTCGACTACCCCGTCCCGGGCAACGACGACGCCATCCGCAGCGTCAGCCTGCTGACGCGCGTGGTCGCCGACTCCGTCGCCGACGGGCTGATCGCCCGCGCGGGCGCGTCCTCCGGCGGCGACGAGAAGCCCGCCGAGGGCGCCGCGTCCGGTGCCAGCGAGCCGCTCGCCGAGTGGGAGCGGGACCTGCTGGTGGGCAAGCCCGCCGAGGAGGCCGCGGCCCCCGCCGAAGCCCCCGCTGACGCCCCGGCCGCTGACGCCCCGGCCGCCGAGGCCCCGGCCGAAGCCCCCGCCGAGGCTCCGGCCGAGGCCCCCGCCGCCGAGAGCGACGACGCCAAGCCCGCCGAGCCGGTGGCGGAGGTCGCCGCCGAGGCGAAGGCCGAGTCCGAGCAGGCTTGA
- a CDS encoding YraN family protein has protein sequence MRTHINLGRRGEEAAAAYLAKLGWSILDRNWRCPEGELDIVAHDGAAHVACEVKTRSSARFGDPLDAITPIKAARLRRLAWRWAAANGVGGTLVRVDVIGLVAEGDGFSIDHMREVC, from the coding sequence ATGAGAACCCACATCAACCTCGGCCGACGCGGTGAGGAAGCCGCCGCCGCGTACTTGGCGAAGCTCGGCTGGAGCATCCTCGACCGCAACTGGCGGTGTCCCGAGGGCGAGCTCGACATCGTCGCCCACGACGGCGCGGCGCACGTCGCCTGTGAGGTGAAGACACGCAGCTCCGCCCGGTTCGGCGACCCGCTCGACGCGATCACGCCGATCAAGGCGGCACGGCTGAGGCGCCTCGCCTGGCGATGGGCCGCGGCCAACGGAGTCGGCGGCACCCTCGTCAGGGTCGACGTGATCGGGCTGGTCGCCGAAGGCGACGGCTTCTCGATCGACCACATGCGGGAGGTGTGCTGA
- the frr gene encoding ribosome recycling factor, giving the protein MIDETLLEAEEKMEKAVAVAKEDFQAIRTGRVTPAMFNKITAEYYGTPTPINQLASFTLPEPRMVIVQVFDKSSMQAVEKAIRESDLGVNPTNDGNVIRVVFPDLSEERRKEFIKVAGGKAEDSKISIRNIRRRAKDTLDKLAKDGEVGEDEVRRAEKELDDTTHRYVAQIDELLEHKKAELLEV; this is encoded by the coding sequence GTGATCGACGAGACGCTCCTCGAAGCCGAGGAGAAGATGGAGAAGGCGGTCGCGGTCGCCAAGGAGGACTTCCAGGCCATCCGTACCGGACGGGTCACCCCCGCCATGTTCAACAAGATCACGGCGGAGTACTACGGCACGCCGACGCCGATCAACCAGCTGGCCTCGTTCACCCTGCCGGAGCCGCGGATGGTCATCGTCCAGGTCTTCGACAAGTCGTCGATGCAGGCCGTGGAGAAGGCGATCCGCGAGAGCGACCTCGGCGTGAACCCGACCAACGACGGCAACGTCATCCGGGTGGTCTTCCCCGACCTGTCGGAGGAGCGCCGCAAGGAGTTCATCAAGGTCGCGGGCGGCAAGGCCGAGGACAGCAAGATCTCCATCCGGAACATCCGGCGGCGCGCCAAGGACACCCTCGACAAGCTCGCCAAGGACGGCGAGGTCGGCGAGGACGAGGTCCGGCGCGCGGAGAAGGAGCTCGACGACACCACGCACCGGTACGTGGCGCAGATCGACGAGCTCCTTGAGCACAAGAAGGCCGAACTGCTCGAGGTTTGA
- the tsf gene encoding translation elongation factor Ts: MANFTAADVKRLRELTGSGMMAVKNALTEADGDFEKATELLRLKGAKDVGKRAERTAANGLVAEHFEGSGDGALLELNCETDFVAKNSQFIELAARLVRFAATSGAADAPALLGAEIEPGKTVQALIEEHSATIGEKLELRRFAHFQGAYVASYLHKSDPSLPPTTGVLVELDSENAVVAKDVAQQIAAMSPKYLTREEIPAEAIEKERALAEQLTRDEGKPEQAIPKIVEGRVNAYFRDFVLVEQAFVKDNKKTIAKVLDEAGVKVVRFARFKVGQV, from the coding sequence ATGGCTAACTTCACCGCCGCTGACGTCAAGCGGCTTCGCGAGCTGACCGGCTCCGGCATGATGGCCGTAAAGAACGCCCTGACCGAGGCGGACGGCGACTTCGAGAAGGCCACGGAGCTGCTGCGCCTCAAGGGCGCCAAGGACGTGGGCAAGCGCGCCGAGCGCACCGCGGCGAACGGCCTGGTCGCCGAGCATTTCGAGGGCTCCGGCGACGGCGCGCTGCTGGAACTGAACTGCGAGACCGACTTCGTCGCCAAGAACTCCCAGTTCATCGAGCTCGCCGCCCGCCTGGTCCGGTTCGCCGCCACGAGCGGCGCCGCGGACGCCCCGGCGCTGCTGGGCGCCGAGATCGAGCCGGGCAAGACCGTCCAGGCCCTGATCGAGGAGCACAGCGCCACCATCGGCGAGAAGCTCGAGCTGCGTCGCTTCGCCCACTTCCAGGGCGCCTACGTGGCCAGCTACCTGCACAAGTCCGACCCGTCCCTGCCGCCGACCACCGGTGTCCTGGTCGAGCTGGACTCCGAGAACGCCGTGGTGGCCAAGGACGTCGCCCAGCAGATCGCGGCGATGTCGCCCAAGTACCTCACCCGCGAGGAGATCCCCGCCGAGGCGATCGAGAAGGAGCGGGCGCTGGCCGAGCAGCTCACCCGCGACGAGGGCAAGCCCGAGCAGGCCATCCCCAAGATCGTCGAGGGCCGGGTGAACGCCTACTTCCGCGACTTCGTGCTCGTGGAGCAGGCGTTCGTCAAGGACAACAAGAAGACGATCGCGAAGGTCCTCGACGAGGCCGGTGTGAAGGTCGTCCGCTTCGCCCGCTTCAAGGTCGGGCAGGTGTAG
- the pyrH gene encoding UMP kinase, which translates to MLLKLSGEAFAGREPLGIDPEVVQHVAEAISEAVRDGVQVAVVCGGGNMFRGAQLAARGMDRGRGDYMGMIGTVINCLALQDFLEKLGMDTRVQTAITMSQVAEPYIPRRAIRHLEKGRVVIFGAGLGQPFFSTDTTAAQRALEIGAEAVLKATQVDGVYDADPRKNPDAVKFDRLDYGEVLQRGLKVMDATAISLCMDNVLPIVVFDLMGQGNIVRAVRGEKIGTLVSPAEG; encoded by the coding sequence GTGCTGCTGAAGCTCTCGGGCGAGGCCTTCGCCGGGCGCGAACCCCTCGGCATCGACCCCGAGGTCGTGCAGCACGTGGCCGAGGCCATCTCCGAGGCCGTGCGGGACGGCGTGCAGGTGGCGGTCGTGTGCGGCGGAGGCAACATGTTCCGCGGAGCCCAGCTCGCCGCGCGCGGCATGGACCGCGGCCGCGGCGACTACATGGGAATGATCGGGACGGTCATCAACTGCCTGGCGCTCCAGGACTTCCTGGAGAAGCTCGGCATGGACACCCGCGTCCAGACGGCCATCACCATGAGCCAGGTGGCCGAGCCGTACATCCCGAGGCGCGCCATCAGGCACCTGGAGAAGGGCCGCGTGGTCATCTTCGGCGCGGGGCTCGGCCAGCCGTTCTTCTCCACCGACACCACCGCCGCCCAGCGGGCGCTGGAGATCGGCGCGGAGGCCGTCCTGAAGGCCACTCAGGTGGACGGCGTCTACGATGCCGACCCCCGAAAGAATCCAGACGCAGTCAAGTTCGACCGTTTGGATTACGGTGAAGTCCTACAGCGGGGACTGAAGGTCATGGACGCCACGGCCATCAGCCTCTGCATGGACAACGTGCTGCCCATCGTGGTCTTCGACCTCATGGGGCAGGGCAACATCGTCCGGGCCGTCCGGGGTGAGAAGATCGGCACGCTGGTCAGCCCGGCGGAGGGCTGA
- a CDS encoding VOC family protein: protein MALSWKLVIDSANAATLADFWAAALEYEVEDPSRLVGQLLAAGHIGPEAVLEHGGRQTFRGYAAVRHPEDPYDETSGVGHGRRLLFQDVPEGKTVKNRLHIDIHSGPGGLEQLAARLEGLGATRVQEIDKGPAGHWWVMQDPEGNEFCAT from the coding sequence ATGGCACTCAGTTGGAAGCTGGTCATCGACAGCGCGAACGCGGCCACCCTCGCGGACTTCTGGGCCGCGGCCCTCGAATACGAGGTGGAGGATCCCAGCAGGCTCGTCGGCCAGCTGCTGGCCGCAGGCCACATCGGACCGGAGGCCGTCCTGGAGCACGGCGGTCGCCAGACCTTCCGCGGCTACGCCGCGGTCCGGCACCCCGAGGACCCCTACGACGAGACCAGCGGCGTCGGACACGGCCGTCGGCTGCTTTTCCAGGACGTACCCGAGGGCAAGACCGTCAAGAACCGCCTGCACATCGACATCCACAGCGGGCCCGGCGGCCTTGAGCAGCTAGCAGCCCGTCTGGAAGGGCTGGGGGCGACCCGTGTCCAGGAGATCGACAAGGGCCCCGCCGGTCACTGGTGGGTCATGCAGGATCCCGAAGGCAACGAGTTCTGCGCAACCTGA
- a CDS encoding tyrosine recombinase XerC gives MSNPLEEAVLEFGRHLRAERDVSPHTLRAYLGDLEDLCTYARSVGLTEPQALDVSLLRAWLARQHALGRSRATLARRTAAVRTFTRHLHRRGLLENDPGLLLGTPKRTQDLPGVLTQDDAARLLDELDAQGPVGLRDLAVLEVLYGTGVRVSELCGLDIDDLDTGRRTVRVLGKGGRERTVPVGEPAVRAVQDWLRAGRPALANEESGPALFLGARGGRLHPTSARRIVHTRIAEVGEVPDLSPHGLRHSAATHLLEGGADLRSVQEILGHASLQTTQLYTHVSAERLKQVHRQAHPRSVRDHESDSR, from the coding sequence GTGAGCAACCCCTTGGAGGAAGCGGTCCTTGAGTTCGGCCGTCATCTGCGCGCAGAACGTGACGTGTCCCCGCACACACTGCGCGCGTACCTTGGCGACCTGGAGGACTTGTGCACCTATGCGCGGAGCGTCGGCTTGACCGAGCCTCAGGCTTTGGACGTCTCCCTGCTGCGTGCATGGCTCGCGCGCCAGCACGCCCTCGGACGCTCGCGCGCGACCCTGGCCCGCCGCACCGCGGCAGTGCGGACCTTCACCCGCCACCTGCACCGGCGCGGGCTGCTGGAGAACGATCCGGGCCTGCTCCTTGGGACGCCCAAGCGCACGCAGGATCTGCCGGGCGTGCTCACTCAGGACGACGCCGCCCGCCTCCTGGACGAGCTGGACGCTCAGGGGCCCGTAGGTCTTCGGGACCTGGCGGTGCTAGAGGTGCTCTACGGCACAGGCGTGCGGGTGAGCGAACTCTGCGGACTGGACATCGACGATCTGGACACCGGCCGACGTACCGTACGTGTGCTCGGCAAGGGCGGGCGGGAACGCACCGTCCCAGTCGGTGAGCCGGCCGTGCGCGCCGTCCAGGATTGGCTCCGGGCAGGGCGTCCCGCACTGGCGAACGAGGAGAGCGGGCCCGCTCTCTTCCTCGGCGCCAGGGGAGGACGTCTCCACCCGACGAGTGCTAGAAGGATCGTCCACACCCGGATAGCGGAGGTCGGCGAAGTGCCCGACCTGAGCCCGCACGGTCTACGGCACAGCGCTGCGACCCACCTGCTTGAGGGCGGCGCGGATCTGCGGAGCGTCCAGGAGATCCTCGGCCATGCCTCCTTGCAGACCACCCAGCTCTACACGCACGTTTCCGCTGAACGGCTCAAACAGGTTCACCGCCAAGCCCACCCGCGCAGCGTCCGGGACCACGAGAGCGACTCGCGTTGA